Proteins encoded together in one Camelina sativa cultivar DH55 chromosome 9, Cs, whole genome shotgun sequence window:
- the LOC104712768 gene encoding histidinol-phosphate aminotransferase 1, chloroplastic-like has product MGVINVQGAPSFSIHSSESNLRKSRALRKSISRVYCVQSSSAAVDEPKNITMGGDSFIRPHLKQLSAYQPILPFEVLSAQLGRKPEDIVKLDANENPYGPPPEVFEALGNMKFPYVYPDPQSRRLRDALALDSGLESEYILVGCGADELIDLIMRCVLDPGEKIIDCPPTFSMYVFDAAVNGAGVIKVPRNPDFSLNVDRIAEVVELEKPKCIFLTSPNNPDGSVISEDDLLRILKMPILVVLDEAYIEFSGLESRMKWVKEYENLIVLRTFSKRAGLAGLRVGYGAFPLSIIEYLWRAKQPYNVSVAGEVAALAALSNGKYLEDVRDALVQERERLFKLLKEVPFLNPYPSHSNFILCEVTSGMDAKKLKEDLAKMGVMVRHYNSQELKGYVRVSAGKPEHTDVLMDCLKQFY; this is encoded by the exons ATGGGTGTGATCAATGTTCAGGGAGCTCCATCGTTCTCTATTCATTCTTCAGAGTCAAATCTTCGAAAGTCACGAGCTTTGAGGAAGAGCATCAGTAGGGTTTATTGTGTTCAGTCGTCAAGTGCAGCTGTAGACGAACCCAAGAACATTACCATGGGAGGAGACTCTTTTATCCGTCCTCATTTGAAGCAATTGTCTGCTTATCAACCTATTTTGCCCTTTGAG GTATTGTCTGCTCAGTTAGGAAGAAAGCCTGAGGATATTGTTAAGCTAGATGCAAATGAGAACCCATATGGACCTCCTCCAGAG GTTTTTGAAGCACTAGGCAATATGAAATTCCCTTATGTATATCCTGATCCACAAAGTCGTAGACTTCGTGATGCACTCGCTCTAGACTCTGGTCTTGAGTCTGAATACATACTTGTAGGATGTGGTGCTGACGAACTAATCGATTTGATCATGAG ATGTGTGTTGGATCCTGGGGAGAAGATTATAGACTGCCCTCCAACTTTCTCAATGTATGTGTTTGATGCTGCTGTGAATGGAGCAGGTGTTATTAAAG TTCCAAGGAACCCTGATTTCAGCTTGAATGTAGACCGCATCGCTGAAGTTGTAGAACTAGAAAAGCCCAAATGTATATTCCTAACTTCTCCTAACAATCCAGATGGAAG TGTCATCAGCGAGGACGATCTGCTGAGGATTCTAAAGATGCCAattcttgttgttcttgatgaaGCTTACATTGAATTCTCAGGACTTGAATCAAGGATGAAATGGGTGAAGGAGTATGAAAACCTAATTGTTCTCCGCACATTTAGCAAACGAGCTg GTTTAGCCGGGCTTCGAGTTGGATATGGAGCGTTTCCATTGAGCATAATTGAGTACCTGTGGAGAGCAAAACAACCATACAATGTCTCTGTTGCAGGGGAAGTAGCTGCATTAGCAGCACTTTCAAACGGGAAGTACTTAGAAGATGTGAGAGATGCATTGGTGcaggaaagagagagacttttcAAGCTGTTAAAAGAAGTCCCTTTCTTGAATCCTTATCCGAGCCATTCGAATTTCATTCTCTGTGAGGTTACATCTGGCATGGACGCCAAGAAGCTGAAAGAGGATTTGGCCAAAATGGGTGTAATGGTTCGTCATTACAACAGTCAGGAGCTTAAAGGTTATGTTCGAGTTTCTGCTGGCAAGCCTGAACACACTGATGTTCTCATGGATTGTCTCAAGCAATTTTATTGA
- the LOC104712769 gene encoding NAC domain-containing protein 30-like, whose translation MDNIMQSSMPPGFRFHPTEEELVGYYLDRKINSMKSALDVIVEIDLYKMEPWDIQARCKLGYEEQNEWYFFSHKDRKYPTGTRTNRATAAGFWKATGRDKAVLSKNSVIGMRKTLVYYKGRAPNGRKSDWIMHEYRLQNSELAPVQEEGWVVCRAFRKPIPNQRPLGYEPWQNQLYHVENSNNYPSSATMNTSHHIGASSSSHNLNQMLMSSNHYNPNNASSSMHQYGNIELPQLDSPSLSPSLGTNKDQNEGFEQEEEKSFNCVDWRTLDSLLETQVTHSQNPNVLMSSFETQSYIPGPSFPSMHQNYNDVEANIHHSLGCFPDS comes from the exons ATGGATAATATAATGCAATCGTCTATGCCACCGGGATTCCGATTTCATCCGACAGAGGAAGAACTTGTGGGTTATTACCTTGATAGGAAGATCAATTCAATGAAGAGTGCTTTAGATGTCATTGTAGAGATTGATCTCTACAAAATGGAGCCATGGGATATACAAG CGAGATGCAAACTAGGGTATGAAGAGCAAAACGAGTGGTACTTCTTTAGCCACAAGGATAGGAAGTACCCGACCGGGACTAGGACTAATAGAGCCACCGCTGCTGGGTTCTGGAAAGCCACCGGTAGAGACAAGGCGGTGCTATCAAAGAACAGTGTCATAGGAATGCGGAAGACACTAGTTTACTACAAGGGTCGAGCTCCTAATGGAAGAAAATCCGATTGGATCATGCATGAATACCGCCTCCAAAACTCCGAGCTTGCGCCAGTTCAG GAGGAAGGATGGGTTGTGTGTCGAGCATTTAGGAAGCCAATTCCAAACCAAAGGCCATTAGGGTACGAGCCATGGCAGAACCAGCTCTACCACGTGGAGAATAGTAACAACTACCCATCTTCAGCGACAATGAACACGAGTCATCATATCGGTGCATCTTCATCAAGCCATAACCTTAATCAAATGCTCATGAGCAGCAACCACTACAATCCTAATAATGCATCCTCTTCGATGCATCAATATGGCAACATCGAGCTCCCGCAACTGGATAGCCCAAGCTTGTCGCCTAGTCTAGGGACGAATAAAGATCAGAACGAGGGTTtcgagcaagaagaagagaagagcttTAACTGTGTCGACTGGAGAACACTAGATAGCCTGCTAGAGACACAAGTCACACATTCACAAAACCCTAATGTCCTTATGTCTTCGTTCGAAACGCAGTCGTATATTCCGGGACCAAGCTTCCCTTCCATGCATCAAAACTATAATGACGTCGAAGCTAATATTCATCATTCTCTTGGATGCTTCCCTGACtcgtaa
- the LOC104712767 gene encoding uncharacterized protein LOC104712767: protein MALSSVSSEEFSFPSLASSHHSGLDSPPLWKHSPANSSRRKDYDFGFPRLLIGKEGDHYHHDQAKSFSHVEMRRRWSEDNRAEDKMDMLWEDLNEDLPPRSQSLRIVSGGDGGGEKKTSFFSDESSAVVAVGCGTGMKLSKSTPKKNKKRKNLNVLVLMRVLKKLIVLRSSSHRSPVKTHPR, encoded by the coding sequence ATGGCTCTGAGCAGTGTGTCTTCTGAAGAATTTAGCTTCCcatctcttgcttcttctcacCATTCCGGTCTCGATTCACCTCCTCTATGGAAACACTCGCCGGCTAACTCCTCCCGCCGGAAAGATTACGACTTTGGTTTCCCGAGACTACTCATCGGAAAAGAAGGTGATCATTACCACCACGATCAGGCAAAGAGCTTCTCTCACGTGGAGATGAGAAGACGTTGGAGCGAGGACAACAGAGCAGAGGATAAAATGGATATGTTATGGGAAGATCTCAATGAAGATTTGCCTCCGAGAAGCCAAAGCCTGAGGATTGTATCCGGTGGGGATGGTGGAGGAGAGAAGaaaacttctttcttttccGATGAGAGCTCCGCCGTTGTTGCCGTGGGGTGCGGGACGGGGATGAAGTTGTCGAAGAGTACAccgaagaagaacaagaagaggaagaatctGAACGTGTTGGTGTTGATGAGGGTTTTGAAGAAACTTATTGTTTTGAGGAGTTCGTCTCATAGATCGCCGGTGAAAACTCATCCACGGTGA
- the LOC104712771 gene encoding uncharacterized membrane protein At4g09580 has protein sequence MAPTRILTRDEELGGAATTISDDDDSPSGKRSKLDRFPLSRWELAVSLSVFLVFSSGLCCIYLTMPAAEFGKLKLPRSISDLRLLKDNLANYANEYPTQFVLGYCATYIFMQTFMIPGTIFMSLLAGALFGVFKGVFLVVFNATAGATSCFFLSKLIGRPLITWLWPDKLRFFQAEISKRRDKLLNYMLFLRITPTLPNLFINLASPIVDVPFHVFFLATLIGLIPAAYITVRAGLAIGDLKSVKDLYDFKTLSVLFLIGFISILPTILKRKKIYE, from the exons ATGGCTCCAACACGGATTCTAACAAGAGACGAAGAGCTTGGTGGTGCTGCGACGACGATATCAGACGACGACGACTCGCCATCTGGTAAACGATCTAAACTCGATCGTTTCCCTCTTAGCCGTTGGGAACTCGCTGTTTCTCTCAGCGTCTTCCTCGTCTTCTCCTCTGGTCTCTGTTGTATCTACCTCACCATGCCTGCTGCTGAATTTGGCAAACTCAAACTCCCCAGAAGCATCTCTGATCTCCGTTTGCTCAA AGATAATTTAGCAAACTATGCGAATGAGTACCCGACGCAGTTCGTTTTAGGGTATTGTGCTACATACATTTTTATGCAGACCTTTATGATTCCTGGGACTATCTTCATGTCACTCTTAGCTGGAGCTCTCTTTGGTGTGTTTAAAGGTGTTTTCTTGGTTGTTTTCAATGCTACTGCTGGTGCtacttcttgtttctttctgtcCAAATTGATCGGTCGTCCTTTGATTACTTGGCTTTGGCCTGACAAATTAAGATTCTTTCAAGCTgag attagtAAGCGTAGAGATAAGCTTCTCAACTATATGTTGTTTCTGAGGATAACACCAACTCTGCCAAATCTTTTCATCAATCTTGCTTCTCCCATTGTCGATGTACCTTTCCATGTCTTCTTTTTGGCCACATTGATTGGTCTCATCCCTGCTGCTTATATTACCGTCAGG GCTGGTCTTGCTATTGGAGATCTCAAGTCGGTGAAAGATCTGTATGATTTCAAGACATTGTCAGTGCTTTTCCTCATCGGGTTCATCTCTATACTTCCGACGatattgaaaagaaagaagatatatgaATAG
- the LOC104712766 gene encoding probable magnesium transporter NIPA4: MEESGGGSWRDSYKGMSSDNIKGLVLALSSSLFIGASFIVKKKGLKKAASTGTRAGVGGYSYLYEPLWWIGMTTMLLGEIANFAAYAFAPAILVTPLGAVSIIISAVLAHIILREKLHIFGILGCALCVVGSTTIVLHAPQEREIDSVLEVWNLATEPAFMFYASLVIGAAVFLIFRFVPQYGQTNVMVYIGICSLVGSLSVMSVKALGIALKLTFSGTNQLFYPQTWIFTLVVLTCVITQLNYLNKALDTFNTAIVSPIYYVMFTSLTILASVIMFKDWDRQNGTQIVTEMCGFVTILSGTFLLHRTKDMVEGSSVILPLRISKHTDEEEGIPLRRQESLRAP, encoded by the exons ATGGAGGAATCAGGTGGTGGAAGCTGGCGAGATTCTTATAAAGGGATGTCCTCTGATAACATCAAGGGTTTGGTTTTGGCCTTGTCTTCTAGTTTATTCATTGGAGCTAGTTTCATTGTTAAGAAGAAAGGTCTTAAGAAAGCTGCCTCCACTGGCACTAGGGCAG GTGTTGGTGGGTATTCTTATCTTTACGAGCCTCTTTGGTGGATCGGCATGACAACGA TGTTACTTGGTGAAATTGCCAATTTTGCTGCTTATGCATTTGCGCCAGCTATTCTTGTCACTCCTCTAGGTGCTGTTAGTATCATTATCAG TGCTGTCTTAGCTCATATTATACTACGAGAGAAACTACACATCTTTGGAATTCTTGGCTGTGCTTTATGTGTTGTTGGTTCCACGACAATTGTCCTACATGCTCCTCAAGAACGTGAAATTGATTCTGTGCTTGAAGTTTGGAATCTTGCAACAGAACCAG CATTCATGTTCTATGCGAGTCTGGTAATTGGAGCTGCTGTATTTCTCATTTTCCGTTTTGTGCCCCAATATGGGCAAACAAACGTTATGGTTTACATCGGTATTTGTTCGCTTGTGGGATCATTATcg GTAATGAGCGTTAAAGCACTTGGAATAGCACTAAAGCTGACATTTTCAGgaacaaatcaattattttatccTCAAACATGGATATTCACCTTGGTCGTACTTACCTGTGTGATTACCCAACTGAACTACTTAAACAAG GCTCTTGATACATTCAATACAGCTATAGTATCTCCTATATACTACGTGATGTTCACATCTCTAACTATTTTGGCCAGTGTCATAATGTTTAAG GACTGGGATCGACAAAACGGTACTCAAATTGTCACAGAAATGTGTGGATTTGTTACAATACTTTCAGGCACTTTTCTTCTCCACAGAACGAAGGACATGGTAGAGG GTTCATCGGTAATATTACCGTTACGTATAAGCAAGCAtactgatgaagaagaaggcatTCCACTTAGACGTCAAGAATCTCTCCGGGCACCTTAA
- the LOC104712765 gene encoding sucrose transport protein SUC5-like: MGGEYEAMRAANGAAGLEIQSAPEDLNQPSPLRKIISVASIAAGVQFGWALQLSLLTPYVQLLGIPHKWSAYMWLCGPISGILVQPIVGYHSDRCESRFGRRRPFIAVGAVLVAISVFLIGFSADLGHSFGDKIDDKVKTRAIIIFTVGFWILDVANNTLQGPCRAFLADLAAGDAKKTRLANACFSFFMAVGNVMGYAAGSYPHIHKMFPFTMTNACDIYCANLKSCFFLSITLLLIVTFTSLTYVKEKKWTKPPVDDGKTSGVFFFGEIVRALKVMERPMWMLLIVTVFNWIAWFPFILYDTDWMGREVYGGKSDGNEKSKSLYNQGVHAGALGLMFNSILLGFVSLGVEWIGRKLGGAKRLWGLVNFILAIALAMTVLVTKAAEQHRKIAGPFAGPSPGIKAGALSLFTVLGIPLAITFSVPFALASIFSNSSGAGQGLSLGVLNIAIVIPQMIISFGSGPFDALFGGGNLPAFVVGAVAAVISGVLALTVIPSLPPDAPMQTGAMGFH; this comes from the exons atggGAGGAGAGTACGAAGCAATGAGAGCCGCCAACGGTGCGGCGGGGTTAGAGATACAGTCGGCGCCGGAAGATCTCAACCAACCATCTCCACTGCGTAAAATCATCTCCGTCGCATCCATCGCCGCAGGTGTGCAGTTCGGGTGGGCGTTACAGCTCTCTCTTCTGACACCTTACGTGCAACTCCTCGGGATCCCTCACAAATGGTCCGCTTACATGTGGCTCTGTGGTCCAATCTCCGGCATTCTTGTACAACCAATCGTCGGTTACCACAGTGACCGATGCGAGTCAAGATTTGGTCGTCGTCGTCCGTTCATCGCCGTCGGAGCCGTACTCGTAGCCATCTCCGTGTTCCTCATCGGATTCTCGGCGGATCTTGGACATAGCTTTGGAGACAAAATCGATGATAAGGTAAAGACCCGAGCCATTATCATCTTCACCGTCGGGTTTTGGATCCTTGACGTGGCGAACAACACTTTACAAGGACCATGCCGTGCTTTCTTAGCCGATCTAGCCGCCGGAGACGCCAAAAAAACGCGTCTCGCCAACGCGTGTTTCTCCTTTTTTATGGCGGTCGGTAACGTTATGGGTTACGCTGCTGGATCTTACCCTCACATCCACAAGATGTTCCCGTTCACGATGACCAACGCTTGCGATATCTACTGCGCGAATCTCAAAAGCTGTTTCTTCTTGTCCATCACTCTTCTCCTCATCGTCACCTTCACGTCTCTAACGTacgttaaagaaaaaaaatggactAAGCCACCGGTAGACGACGGGAAAACGTCaggtgtttttttctttggagaAATCGTCAGAGCTCTCAAAGTCATGGAACGTCCCATGTGGATGCTACTAATCGTTACGGTTTTTAACTGGATCGCTTGGTTCCCTTTTATTTTGTACGATACCGATTGGATGGGTCGTGAAGTGTACGGTGGTAAATCAGATGGAAACGAAAAATCCAAGTCTCTTTACAACCAAGGAGTTCACGCTGGTGCTTTGGGATTGATGTTTAACTCAATACTTCTTGGTTTTGTCTCACTTGGTGTTGAGTGGATTGGTCGGAAATTGGGAGGAGCGAAACGGCTTTGGGGATTGGTGAATTTCATCCTCGCCATTGCTTTAGCCATGACGGTTCTCGTCACAAAAGCGGCCGAGCAGCACCGGAAAATCGCTGGTCCTTTCGCCGGACCTAGCCCTGGTATCAAAGCTGGAGCGTTAAGTCTCTTTACCGTTCTTGGTATCCCATTAGCT ATTACATTCAGTGTCCCGTTTGCACTAGCGTCCATATTTTCCAACAGCTCCGGTGCTGGCCAAG gACTTTCACTAGGAGTTTTGAATATAGCGATTGTGATACCACAAATGATAATATCATTTGGAAGTGGACCTTTCGACGCCTTATTTGGTGGTGGAAACCTACCGGCATTCGTGGTTGGGGCAGTTGCGGCGGTGATTAGTGGAGTACTAGCGTTAACTGTTATACCTTCACTACCTCCGGATGCACCTATGCAGACAGGGGCTATGGGATTCCATTAG